DNA from bacterium:
CGGTGTCCCGGACGAGCTGGCCCTCGTGGCCGGGCATCGGGACGGGTGTAAAAACCTTCGCGCGAACGGTGGCCATCTGGGGGCGATGGTTTGGGGTGATGATGGTGGCCATGATGTTGCCGCCGAAGGCCGGCCGGGTCTGGAGGAGGCGCCGGTTTTCCAGGTCAATGGCAAGCTCGGTGCAGTCGGCGGTCAGGCCGGTGTGGAGGCGGGTGGCCAGCGCTCCGGCCCAGTCGCGACCGTTGGCCGTGGCGCCGAAGAGAATTATCTCGGGACGGTGATACTCCACCACCTGGGCCGCAGCCTCGACGAAGGTATTGTTCGAGTAGCGCCCCAGGAGCGGGTGCTCCGCGAGGTGCACCACGTCGGCGCCGTGGACGATCAATTTTTTCACCAGGGGCTCGACGTCGTCGCCCAAAAGGAGGGCGGAAAGCGGCACGTCCAGGTCGTCGGCCAACTCCCGGCCCTTGCCGAGGAGCTCCAGGCTCACCGTGGCGACTTTTTTCGACTGCAGCTCGACCGCCACCCACACCCCGCGGTAATCCTCCAGGTTCACCCCGGCGACGGCGTCGGGGCGATCGAGGATGATGGCCTCGACGGGGCAGCTCTCGACGCAGGCCCCGCAGTCGGTACACCGCTCGTTCACCCGGGCCAGCTCCTCCGCCATCTCGAGGGCGCCGAAGGGGCAGACCTTCACGCACGCGGCGCAGCCGATGCAGAGCGTCTCGGAGATGCGCAGGTAGGGCATCAGCTTTCCTTCAAAATGCGGTTGTCCTCGAGCCACTTGACGAAGATGGCTGCGGCTTCGCGGGCCGGGGCTTCCGTCCTCTCGCCCCCGGAGGTTCCCGCGGCGGGGGTGAACACCCTTACCACCTGGGTGGGCGAGCCGGCCAGGCCGACCTCCTCCTCGCTCAACCCCAGCTTGTCGGCGTTCCAGACCGGAATCTCGGCCGTTTTGGCGCGTCGGAGACCGCGCAGGCTGGGCAACCGCGGCTCGTTGATGTCCTTCACCACGGTGACCACGGCCGGCAGCTTGGCCTCCAGGACCTCCCGGCCGTCTTCCAGAAGCCTGTCCACCTCGATCGTTCTGCCGTCGGGTCTTCCGATGCGGTTGATGTAGGTGAGCTGGGTCCAG
Protein-coding regions in this window:
- a CDS encoding electron transfer flavoprotein subunit alpha, which produces MPYLRISETLCIGCAACVKVCPFGALEMAEELARVNERCTDCGACVESCPVEAIILDRPDAVAGVNLEDYRGVWVAVELQSKKVATVSLELLGKGRELADDLDVPLSALLLGDDVEPLVKKLIVHGADVVHLAEHPLLGRYSNNTFVEAAAQVVEYHRPEIILFGATANGRDWAGALATRLHTGLTADCTELAIDLENRRLLQTRPAFGGNIMATIITPNHRPQMATVRAKVFTPVPMPGHEGQLVRDTVALSKAELKAVLKRFIASEPEVNIADARIIVSGGRGVGKPENFKLIRELAEALGAAVGASRAAVDAGWIPYPHQVGQTGRTVRPKLYVACGISGSVQHLAGMRTSEYIVAINKDPRAPIFNYADFGIVGDLHEVIPEIIGMLKR